The sequence CCGCGCTCAAGCGGGCGTTCATCTCCGCCATCAGGCCCCCGGCCTCCAGCGTGCTCACCGCGGCGACAGCCTTCGGACAGGTCAAGTAGAACGTGGTCGGAAAAGGCGACCCAGAGCCCACGCGCGGCCCCGTGATCAGCACATCCGCGTGGCCGCACCGGCACCGGTGACCGACCGACACGTCTCCCCGCACGGCCCGACCGAGCTGGCGGCTAACGCACTCCCGGTCAGCCGGACGCATCTGATGACGCCGACTCCGCGACCTGTGCCGGGCGTCCGGTCGAAGACTCCACCGATTGCCACAGATGCCCCCACCACGTGGTCGGAACGTCGACCGTCGGCGTCACGACGTCCTCCTCCTGTGTATCCAGCACGATCAGGCCTGCCTCTCCAGGACTGACCATGTTCAGTCTGATCCGCGCCTGCGCGGCGACGTGAAGGTCGCTGCGCCAAAGTTCTTGTTCGCGCTGCAACTCCTGCACCCTGAACGACGCCTTGTCGATGTCAACGCTGAGCGATTCAAGCTCAGTTCTCTGCGACAACCACGATCTGACCGGCAGCGCGAGCATCAGAGCCAGCGCCATGAACACGGCGACCAGGATCAATGTGCGGCCAGACATCGGCTGCCCTTCCGTCTGGTCGGCGCCGGCCGCTGATCCCTCCGCGATGCTCACGCGCCGATCGTCGCATGGCGGCGAAGGGCATCCGGGCAGCGCCACGCGCACTCGATGCAACCAAAGGTGCACCGAAGGGCGAAACCGCCGTCAGGCCCCGATCCGCGGGAAGGCGCTGGCTCCGGCGTACCTGCCGGCGTCGTCCAACTCCTGCTCGATCCGCATCAGCTGGTTGTACTTCGCGACCCTCTCGGCCCTCGCCGGAGCCCCTGACTTGATCTGGCCGCAGTTGGTCGCGACCACCAGGTCGGCGATTGTGGTGTCCACGGTCTCACCGGAACGGTGGCTGAACATGCACGTGTACCCATTGCGCAACGCGAGTTCGACCGCATCCAGGGTCTCCGAAAGGGTTCCGATCTGGTTCACCTTCACCAGCAGCGAGTTCCCGACGTTGAGGTCGATTCCCTTCCGCAGACGCTCGGGGTTCGTCACGAAGATGTCGTCGCCAACGATCTGGGTCTTGTCGCCAAGCGCCTGCGTCAGCTGGGCCCAACCTTCCCAGTCGTCCTCGGACAGCGGGTCCTCCAGGCTGATGAGCGGGAACGCGGTGACAAGCTCCTCGTAGTAGGCGGTCATCCAGTCGTTGTCGCGCAGACCGCCATCGAAGTTGTAACCATCGTCGGCGCGGAACTCCGAAGCTGCCGCGTCCATGGCTAGCGACACGTCGCGCCCCGGCTTCAATCCTGTGCCGTCGATCGCTTCGACGATGACTTCCAGCGCGGCGCGGTTACTCGGCAGGTTCGGCGCGAAGCCACCCTCGTCGCCCAACCCAGTCGCCAGTCCTTTCCCGTGCAAGACCGACTTCAAAGAGTGGTAGACCTCAGCGCCCCACCGAACTGCCTCAGTGAACGTCGGAGCCCCGATCGGCGCGATCATGAACTCCTGGATGTCCACGTTGGAGTCGGCGTGCGAGCCGCCGTTGAGGATGTTCATCATCGGAACTGGCAGCACGTGGGCTCCGGGACCGCCGACATAGCGGAACAGGGGCAAGTCCGCGGACTCTGCCGCGGCTCGCGCAACCGCGAGTGATACTCCCAGGATGGCGTTCGCGCCAAGGCGGCCCTTGTTCGGCGTACCGTCCAAGTCGATCATGGCCTGGTCGACAAGACGCTGCTCGGATGCGTCCAACCCGATGACCTCAGGAGCTATGTCGTCCTCAACGGCCGCGCAGGCCTTCAGCACGCCCTTGCCTCCGTAGCGATCCTCACCGTCACGGCGCTCCACGGCTTCGGCCTTGCCGGTCGAGGCTCCGGATGGCACAGCAGCGCGGGCCACCACGCCATCGTCGAGTCCAACCTCCACTTCCACAGTCGGGTTTCCCCTGGAGTCGAGAATCTCTCGGGCAATGACGACATCGATGCTGGCCATGTTTCTCCTCTCGGGTTAGACGTCCACCCGACTCAATGACACAGGCGGGGCCGCGGCCACTCTATCGGCGGGGTCCGAAGGATGCCCGTCAACTCCGCGAGAAGATCACAATCCGCGGGCCGCGGCGGATCGCTCAGCCCAGGCCCAAGATTGACGGCAGATGCTCCGGCGCGATGGACCCCTGAGCCAGCAACCGGTCATGGACCTGTCGAAGGTTCCAACCGCGATGCCTTTCGGCGAGCTGCTTCACGACCGCCGCCACGCCCCGGTACCCGATGTAGCGAGCGGGAAGTTCCCCGTACGTCACGGACGCGCGGCGCCACTTACCGATGATCTCGCTCTCCTCCTGGTAGCCGCGGGTCGCCATGAGTCGCCGACCCTGCGCCTCCGTCATGCCTTGAGTGTGAATGCTGATCTCCAGGATCGTGTTGATGATCATGCGGAGCTGCATCTTCAACTGCTGGAATCGCAACGAGGGACGTCGCTGTGTCGATACGACGAAACCGTTCCGTGCCATCATCTCCTCGGCATAGGTCGCCCAACCTTCGATCAGGAGCTGGCTGGGGAAAGCCGACCGGGCGGCCGTTGGTGACTCGGCACTTCGTGCCCACGCGAGCTGCAGCGCGTGTCCGGGCATCGCCTCATGGACCATCAGATCGAAGATCATGTCCCGGTTGTATTCGCGGTAGAAGGACTGGCGCTGCTCCGCTGTCCAGTCCGCTGCTGTCGGCGCGACAGCGAGCACGGTGGGGAGTTCCGCGCGCTCCAGCGATCCGGGCGCGTCGCAGTAGGCCACCCGGACACCCCGGTGAACCTCGGGCATCGCTACCAGCCGTAGATCCATCGGCGGCACCGAAACGAGTCGGCGAGCCGCCACGAATTCCGAAGCCCGCTGGAGCGCCTCCCCGCATACTTCGAGCACCGACTCGTCATCGACAGCTGGGGGGCCGGCCAGTTTGTCCATCGCGTCCTCGACCAGGCGCCTGCGACCCATGCTCTTGCCGAGCAACTTCGACGCGGTGCGGCCGAGCTCCTCCCCGACCCTGTCTAGGTCACTCTCGGCGGTCGCCAGCACTTCCTCGATTGACTCCGGCGTGCCCAGCCGGTAGCGCAACACGCCCTCGTACGCGGTCGCGCCCATGCTGAAGCCTGGGGCCGCCTTCGCCCGGTGATCCGCGAGCCACACGACATGCCTGCCGATGGACGCCACAGCCGATTCGGCGGCCTCCGCCATGCCCGGCACGTCCCCGAGGTCGCCCATCGTTCGATCCAGCATTGGCTCGATCGCTGCCATCTGAGCGATGGCGACCTCAATATGGGGACGGGGCATCGCGCGAAGGCAGTGGCGAGCGTTGTCTAGAAATTCCCCAACGAGTTCGAGGCGCCCAACAAGGGACCGGGCCCGGTCGGCGGGCGGCGCGAATGGCCGCTCAAGGAGTGAGTGCAGGGCATCAGCGGGGTTCCAGGCCAACGGATTCCACTCATGCGGACGGATCACGGTGAGTTCATGGAGTCGGGCGGACACTTCGCTGCGCAGTACGTACAAGTCAGCGGCAGTCATCCGGCTCAGCGCGACGTCATCAACCGACTCCAGGAAGTCGGAGTGTCTACGTAGGATGCGCGCGAACTCGTCGCTTGTGTCCGGGCTCGGGTCAGGCAAACGCGAATCGAATCGATGATCTCCGACGCGGGTCGCATGGACTGGATCGCGGACGAGAATATCGTCGACTACGCCCGAGGCCAGTCCCACAAAGCGGCGGTCCTCGGGACTGTGAATGCCAACGCCAAACACAGCCGAACCATACCCCGCTGGCGATCCGCTACTGCTCCGCGTCCCGGACGTCCTGATACAGGCCGCGGACTGAGTGCCTCAGAGCCGCCTCGGCGTCCAAGCCGTGCGCTTCGGCGGCAGCGACGATTCCCAAGAGTCGCTCGCCCAGACCCTCGAACGACGGCGCGTCGGCGGAGGCCGAAGTCTGCTCCATCCGAAGGCCAGATTCTCGCGCTCGGCGCAGAGTCTTCTGAGCCCAGGACAACGCGGGCAGACCGGACGGGATTCCGTCAAGAGCTGATGTTCGCCCCTTCTCCTCCGCCTTGAGCCTGGTCCAATTCCTCACGACAGCCTCGGCGTCGTCTGCCTTGGTGTCGGCGAAGACATGCGGGTGGCGCCTGACCAGCTTGTCGATAATCCCCTCAGCGACGTCATCTATGTCCCATGGCCGGTCGGGGTTGTCCTGCGCGATCCGGGCGTGGAACACGATCTGAAGCAGCAGATCTCCGAGTTCCTCGAGCATCCCGGCGTCGTCGTCGGTTTCGATGGCCTCGACCGTTTCGTAACACTCCTCGATCAAGTACTCAGCCAGGGATCGGTGAGTCTGCTGAGCGTCCCAGGGACAGCCTCCGGGAGAGCGCAGCGTGTCCATGACGGCCACCAGTTCGAGGAACTTCCCGCCACGGGGATGGTTCGGTTCGGTCATCACCTAGCTGGGATGACCGACTCGGGAGTCGACTCCGGCGCCGACACTGGGTTGGCAGGATCTGAGATCTGGAGAGTCCGCTGGTCCCACTGGCCATAGCGGGGCGAGACTTCGACGCCGATCCGCCTTGCGATGTCCATGATCGCCGCCAGCAGTTTCTGCTCCTGCTCGCTCTGGCCAGCCCCGGGAGCCAGCGCTTCAGCGATCGCGCGCACCCTCAGCTGAGTCAGAAGGTCCGTCTTGATCATCGAAGGCGCGATCCCACGCTCCGCCGCTACCTGGAAGAGCTGCTGCTCCCCGCCCAAGGCGAGCACTTGCTGGCCGTACGCCTCTTCCACTTCGACGGCCGCGACCTCTGCCTTCAGGATGTCGGCAGCCTCCTCAACCAGCGCCGCACCAACGTCGTAGGAGACCACGGCTATCGCGCCGTTCTCGCTTGGAGCATCCGGAGGAAGTCCAAGTACGCCGTTGATCTGGTGCATCTGATCAGCGACCGTCGCGACTTCGATAACCCGGTCTCCCACGATGGCCGCCGCGCCCGGCCTCGCCGACGCGCACCCGGCCAGGACCAGGACCGCCGCTACGCCTGCCGGCAAGGCTCCGCGAGCCAGGATCTTGTGCCTCATTGCCCAACTCCCGATTCCACCGGCTCTCCCAGGAGCACGGTCTTGACCAACCGTACGGCCCAGGCCAAGACAGCGGACTCCTGGCCTCCCACGCCCGTTGGCAGCGGAACGAGAATCTGGCGGGTCGCGGGCTTGACGATCGACCCCTTGTACAGCCTGGCGAGCCGGACCCGCCGTGACTCGGGCAGCTCGACCGGATGCAGCCGAACCCGGCCGCCGACCTGGAGGATCTCGCTCAGCCCGGCTCCCCTGGCGAGCACGCGCAGAGTCGCGACTGCCACGAGGTTGTCCATCTCGGCGGGGAACTTGCCGTACCTGTCGGCGAGCTCGGATCGCAGGTCGTCGAGTTCCTCAGTCGATCGGGCAGCCGAGAGCCGCTGATAGGCCTCGAGCCGCAGCCGCTCCTCTGGCACGAACTCGTGCGGAATCCGCGCACTCACCGGCAGATCGATCCGAACCTCGCCGGATTCTGGCTGACTTTCGCCCTTGAAGTCCGCGAGAGCCTCGCCCACCAGGCGCACGTACATGTCGAACCCAACCTCGGCAATGTGGCCGCTCTGCTCTCCCCCGAGCAAGTTCCCGGCACCGCGGATCTCAAGGTCCTTCAGCGCTACATGCATCCCGGAGCCCAGGTCCGTGTTCTGTGCGATCGTCGCCAGGCGGTCGTGCGCCGTTTCGCTGAGGACCCCGCCAGCGGGAAAGAGGAAGTACGCGTATGCCCGGCTGCTCGACCGACCGACGCGCCCCCGCAGCTGATGCAGCTGGCTGAGGCCGAAGCTGTCCGCGCGATCTACGACCAGAGTGTTCGCGTTGGCTATGTCGATGCCGGCTTCGATGATCGTGGTGCAAACAAGTACGTCCACCCGCTTCTCCCAGAAGTCCAGGATCGCGCGCTCCAGTGCCGCTTCGGGCATCTGACCGTGGGCCACGGCGACTTCGGCCTCGGGTACGAGCTCTTGGATCCGCGACGCTGTCCGGTGGATGGATTCCACCCGGTTATGCACGAAGAAGACTTGGCCGTCCCGAAGCAGCTCTCGCCGAACCGCCGCGCTGATGTGCCGCTCATCGTAGGGGCCCACGTGCGTGAGCACGGGCAGCCGAGCCTCGGGGGGAGTCGCGATCGTGGACATCTCGCGGATCCCGGTCACTGCCATCTCAAGCGTCCGGGGGATCGGGGTCGCGGACATGCTGAGCACGTCGACATTCGCACGCAAGGCCTTCAGGTGTTCCTTGTGCTCGACGCCGAAGCGCTGCTCCTCATCGATGATCACCAGACCCAGGTCCGCGAACTGGATTTGAGGCGTGAGCAACCGGTGGGTCCCGATCACGACGTCCAGGCGCCCGTCCGCGAGGCGTTCGATGACATCGGTGACCTCGGCGCGAGTCTGGAACCTGCTCAGGGCAGCGACAGCGACGGGGAAGCCCGCGTACCGCTCCGAGAACGTCGCGAGGTGCTGTTGGCTCAGCAAAGTCGTTGGCACAAGAACGGCCACCTGCTTGCCGTCCTGCACCGCCTTGAACGCCGCTCGCACCGCGATTTCGGTCTTGCCGTAGCCAACGTCACCGCAAACCAGCCGATCCATGGGCACGGGGCGCTCCATGTCGGCCTTCACCTCATCGATGCAACTGAGCTGATCAGCGGTCTCCACGTATTCGAATGAATCCTCCAGCTCCCGCTGCCAAGGCGTGTCCGGGCCGAAAGCGTGCCCCGGCGCGGACTGGCGAGCCGCGTAGAGCCTGATGAGCTCGGCAGCGATCTGCCTGACGGCTTTGCGGGCGCGGCCTTTCGTGGCGGCCCAGTCTGAACCACCCAGCTTGTTCAGCGCCGGTTGCTCACCGCCGATGTAGCCAGACACAGCCTCCAACTGGTCCGTCGGGATGAACAGTCGGTCGGGCGGATGGCCGCGTTTGCCTGGCGCGTACTCGACAACGAGGTACTCCCGCGCCGCTCCGTGAACCTCACGCGTCATCAGCTCGACGTAGCGACCGATCCCATGCTTGTCGTGGACGACTAGGTCCCCCGGCCGCAGTGATAGCGGGTCGACAGTTCGGCCCCTCCTCGAGGGAAGGCGTGTCGTTGTCCGGCGTGCTGCCACGCCCGTTGTGATCTCTCGCTCAGGCAGTACCACGATCCGCGGACCATCAAGCGTGAACCCGCCGACCATCGCTCCGACCGCGACGCAGACCACGCCCGGCTCCAGCGGCTTGGTCTCGTCCAGAGACGCGGGGATGCCCCGGTCGCGAAGCACTTCGGTCAAGCGCTG comes from Candidatus Nanopelagicales bacterium and encodes:
- a CDS encoding septum formation initiator family protein, whose translation is MSIAEGSAAGADQTEGQPMSGRTLILVAVFMALALMLALPVRSWLSQRTELESLSVDIDKASFRVQELQREQELWRSDLHVAAQARIRLNMVSPGEAGLIVLDTQEEDVVTPTVDVPTTWWGHLWQSVESSTGRPAQVAESASSDASG
- the eno gene encoding phosphopyruvate hydratase, which translates into the protein MASIDVVIAREILDSRGNPTVEVEVGLDDGVVARAAVPSGASTGKAEAVERRDGEDRYGGKGVLKACAAVEDDIAPEVIGLDASEQRLVDQAMIDLDGTPNKGRLGANAILGVSLAVARAAAESADLPLFRYVGGPGAHVLPVPMMNILNGGSHADSNVDIQEFMIAPIGAPTFTEAVRWGAEVYHSLKSVLHGKGLATGLGDEGGFAPNLPSNRAALEVIVEAIDGTGLKPGRDVSLAMDAAASEFRADDGYNFDGGLRDNDWMTAYYEELVTAFPLISLEDPLSEDDWEGWAQLTQALGDKTQIVGDDIFVTNPERLRKGIDLNVGNSLLVKVNQIGTLSETLDAVELALRNGYTCMFSHRSGETVDTTIADLVVATNCGQIKSGAPARAERVAKYNQLMRIEQELDDAGRYAGASAFPRIGA
- a CDS encoding MazG family protein produces the protein MTEPNHPRGGKFLELVAVMDTLRSPGGCPWDAQQTHRSLAEYLIEECYETVEAIETDDDAGMLEELGDLLLQIVFHARIAQDNPDRPWDIDDVAEGIIDKLVRRHPHVFADTKADDAEAVVRNWTRLKAEEKGRTSALDGIPSGLPALSWAQKTLRRARESGLRMEQTSASADAPSFEGLGERLLGIVAAAEAHGLDAEAALRHSVRGLYQDVRDAEQ
- a CDS encoding DUF885 domain-containing protein codes for the protein MFGVGIHSPEDRRFVGLASGVVDDILVRDPVHATRVGDHRFDSRLPDPSPDTSDEFARILRRHSDFLESVDDVALSRMTAADLYVLRSEVSARLHELTVIRPHEWNPLAWNPADALHSLLERPFAPPADRARSLVGRLELVGEFLDNARHCLRAMPRPHIEVAIAQMAAIEPMLDRTMGDLGDVPGMAEAAESAVASIGRHVVWLADHRAKAAPGFSMGATAYEGVLRYRLGTPESIEEVLATAESDLDRVGEELGRTASKLLGKSMGRRRLVEDAMDKLAGPPAVDDESVLEVCGEALQRASEFVAARRLVSVPPMDLRLVAMPEVHRGVRVAYCDAPGSLERAELPTVLAVAPTAADWTAEQRQSFYREYNRDMIFDLMVHEAMPGHALQLAWARSAESPTAARSAFPSQLLIEGWATYAEEMMARNGFVVSTQRRPSLRFQQLKMQLRMIINTILEISIHTQGMTEAQGRRLMATRGYQEESEIIGKWRRASVTYGELPARYIGYRGVAAVVKQLAERHRGWNLRQVHDRLLAQGSIAPEHLPSILGLG
- the mfd gene encoding transcription-repair coupling factor encodes the protein MTVWTEVVDCLEMPESFGSVLAPPGAKAALIASLARKGQVLVVTASSGEAEDIASQLPHWAPGCLTAVLPAWETLPHERLSPSADIVGNRLAIMRRLVSPSPGDPSWDKIDALIVPVRALMQRFPIDLPDVEPLRLATGLELELRAAARTLVEFGYERCDLVERRGQFAIRGGILDVFPPTEGHAVRAELWGDQIEQIRSFAVTDQRMLLELDREILVLPCRELMLTDAVRARALTLSAEQPVLAEDLAAIADGRAVPGMESLAPLLVPRMGNLLDLLGTGWSTVVTDPERVRGRSEDALRTAEEFAAAAWASASAGSAAPLAVSVGAMTDWDALTQRLRSAIGPLVELTAFRGDPTDDQWDCGATSVGPYTGPARALDEIAQLTGDGYRALVAASGPGVAQRLTEVLRDRGIPASLDETKPLEPGVVCVAVGAMVGGFTLDGPRIVVLPEREITTGVAARRTTTRLPSRRGRTVDPLSLRPGDLVVHDKHGIGRYVELMTREVHGAAREYLVVEYAPGKRGHPPDRLFIPTDQLEAVSGYIGGEQPALNKLGGSDWAATKGRARKAVRQIAAELIRLYAARQSAPGHAFGPDTPWQRELEDSFEYVETADQLSCIDEVKADMERPVPMDRLVCGDVGYGKTEIAVRAAFKAVQDGKQVAVLVPTTLLSQQHLATFSERYAGFPVAVAALSRFQTRAEVTDVIERLADGRLDVVIGTHRLLTPQIQFADLGLVIIDEEQRFGVEHKEHLKALRANVDVLSMSATPIPRTLEMAVTGIREMSTIATPPEARLPVLTHVGPYDERHISAAVRRELLRDGQVFFVHNRVESIHRTASRIQELVPEAEVAVAHGQMPEAALERAILDFWEKRVDVLVCTTIIEAGIDIANANTLVVDRADSFGLSQLHQLRGRVGRSSSRAYAYFLFPAGGVLSETAHDRLATIAQNTDLGSGMHVALKDLEIRGAGNLLGGEQSGHIAEVGFDMYVRLVGEALADFKGESQPESGEVRIDLPVSARIPHEFVPEERLRLEAYQRLSAARSTEELDDLRSELADRYGKFPAEMDNLVAVATLRVLARGAGLSEILQVGGRVRLHPVELPESRRVRLARLYKGSIVKPATRQILVPLPTGVGGQESAVLAWAVRLVKTVLLGEPVESGVGQ